Proteins co-encoded in one Neosynechococcus sphagnicola sy1 genomic window:
- a CDS encoding TatD family hydrolase — protein sequence MQLIDTHVHINFDVFQSDLAVVRSRWQAAGVVHLVHSCVEPWEFPGIQAIANVYPELSFAVGLHPLDAEKWQPETATEILNFAQSDSRVVAIGETGLDFYKSEAQQQQYQAFEAQLRVAQQLDLPVIVHCRDAAAPMADFLHKFTNRYGLPSLQGVMHCWGGTPEETQWFLDLGFYISFSGTVTFKKALQIQASAQVVPSDRLLIETDCPFLAPVPKRGEPRNEPAYVRYVAEQLSRLRGVPLTVIAQQTTQNACQLFGLKLSEPEVGASEVRQPAPVP from the coding sequence ATGCAGTTGATTGACACTCATGTCCACATCAACTTTGATGTGTTTCAATCTGATCTAGCGGTTGTCCGATCACGGTGGCAGGCAGCAGGGGTAGTCCACCTGGTACATTCCTGTGTCGAACCTTGGGAGTTTCCGGGTATTCAGGCAATTGCTAATGTTTACCCAGAGTTGTCATTTGCCGTTGGCTTGCATCCCCTGGATGCTGAGAAGTGGCAACCAGAAACTGCTACGGAAATTCTGAATTTCGCCCAGTCCGATTCTCGGGTTGTTGCCATTGGTGAAACGGGTTTAGACTTCTACAAGTCTGAAGCACAACAACAACAATACCAAGCCTTTGAGGCTCAACTGCGGGTGGCTCAGCAGCTAGACTTGCCGGTGATTGTCCACTGTCGGGATGCGGCTGCTCCCATGGCTGATTTTCTCCACAAGTTTACCAATCGTTATGGTCTCCCCTCTCTGCAGGGCGTTATGCACTGCTGGGGTGGCACCCCGGAGGAAACCCAGTGGTTTTTAGATTTGGGGTTTTATATCAGCTTCAGTGGCACTGTGACGTTTAAGAAGGCGCTTCAGATTCAAGCTTCAGCCCAAGTCGTCCCCAGCGATCGCCTGTTGATTGAAACCGATTGCCCCTTCTTAGCGCCCGTTCCCAAGCGGGGAGAGCCTCGGAATGAGCCAGCCTACGTTCGCTACGTTGCTGAGCAGCTGTCCCGGTTACGGGGCGTTCCGTTAACAGTGATTGCCCAACAGACAACCCAGAATGCCTGTCAGCTCTTTGGTCTCAAGCTCTCTGAACCAGAAGTGGGAGCTAGTGAAGTTCGTCAACCTGCTCCGGTGCCGTGA
- the rpsT gene encoding 30S ribosomal protein S20 — protein sequence MANIKSAVKRVSIAERNRLHNKAYKSAVKTLMKKCLASVQTYAANPNPDLMQEVQTSLSAAYSKIDKAVKRGVLHPNNGARKKSLLSHALKRHTVSIAS from the coding sequence GTGGCTAATATCAAGTCTGCTGTTAAGCGCGTTAGCATTGCTGAGCGTAATCGTCTGCACAATAAAGCTTACAAGTCTGCTGTTAAGACCCTGATGAAGAAGTGTTTGGCTTCTGTTCAAACCTATGCAGCCAACCCCAACCCCGATCTGATGCAGGAAGTTCAGACAAGTCTGTCGGCTGCCTACAGCAAGATTGACAAGGCTGTGAAACGGGGAGTCTTGCATCCTAACAACGGCGCTCGTAAGAAATCTCTGCTCTCCCATGCCCTTAAGCGGCATACAGTGTCAATTGCATCCTGA